A window of the Gordonia humi genome harbors these coding sequences:
- a CDS encoding DsbA family protein produces the protein MGKSSERVNSKYEPQATSSRSSYVLMGLGAVIVVALVVFGVLYMTRDKGGPVDDKVLAENAAFIVGDKAAPDTIDVFEDFQCPHCKDFEASSGAAIQQKVADGAIRVRFHMLNFLDSESDSGDFSSRGAGAVLCVARNGGDRDVFWKLHSALFAKSGDDPSNAEIATLAADAGATPEAQKCITDGALVDEARSMADQSSKQLANSNDGNVATPTVLSAGTRVDGITDGTGWLDDVIANPPSARKSPS, from the coding sequence GTGGGCAAGAGCAGTGAACGGGTCAATTCCAAGTACGAGCCGCAGGCGACGTCGAGCAGGTCGTCGTATGTCCTGATGGGTCTCGGCGCGGTGATCGTGGTGGCCCTCGTGGTCTTCGGTGTCCTGTACATGACCCGAGACAAGGGCGGTCCGGTCGACGACAAGGTGCTCGCCGAGAACGCGGCCTTCATCGTCGGCGACAAAGCCGCTCCGGACACGATCGATGTCTTCGAAGACTTCCAGTGCCCGCACTGCAAGGACTTCGAGGCCTCCTCCGGTGCCGCGATTCAGCAGAAGGTGGCCGACGGTGCGATCCGTGTCCGCTTTCACATGCTCAACTTCCTGGACTCCGAATCGGACTCGGGCGATTTCTCCTCGCGAGGTGCGGGCGCCGTCCTCTGTGTGGCTCGCAACGGGGGAGACCGCGACGTCTTCTGGAAGCTTCACTCGGCACTGTTCGCGAAGTCGGGCGACGACCCGTCCAACGCCGAGATCGCCACTCTCGCAGCCGATGCCGGTGCGACGCCGGAGGCGCAGAAGTGCATCACCGACGGCGCCCTGGTCGACGAGGCGCGCAGCATGGCCGACCAGTCGAGCAAGCAGCTCGCCAACTCGAACGACGGCAACGTCGCCACGCCGACCGTCCTCTCGGCCGGCACCCGCGTCGACGGAATCACCGACGGTACGGGCTGGCTCGACGATGTGATCGCCAACCCGCCGTCGG
- the pgm gene encoding phosphoglucomutase (alpha-D-glucose-1,6-bisphosphate-dependent), producing MAHPRAGTPARDEDLIDVAAVENAYYERRPDPADPGQRVVFGTSGHRGSSLAGSFNDHHVLAMTQAIVEHREKAGIEGPVFIGFDTHLLSKPAWRSAIEVLCGNGVTVFTAVDDDYTPTPAVSRAILRFNTENPGVRADGIVVTPSHNPPAEGGFKYNPPNGGPADTPITTPIAERANEILEGGLRDVQRIPFERARESELVIEYPFAGEYVTSLGEVVNLAAIDAAGVEIGADPLGGASVNYWAEIKDVYRLDGLTVVNPRVDPRFGFMTLDTDGKIRMDCSSPNAMASLIDRREEFDIATGNDADADRHGIVTGDAGLMNPNHYLAVAVDYLFSHRDGWRADAAVGKTLVSSSLIDRVVDGLRRPLMEVPVGFKYFVDGLLDGSVAFGGEESAGASFLTFDGRPWSTDKDGIIMDLLASEILAVTGKTPSERYAELAEQYGESAYARIDAPADREQKARLGALSAGQVSATELAGESITAILTEAPGNGRAIGGLKVTTENAWFAARPSGTEDVYKIYAESFRGAEHLSRVQEQAQALVDSVLG from the coding sequence ATGGCGCACCCGAGAGCTGGAACCCCCGCCCGCGACGAGGATCTCATCGACGTCGCAGCGGTCGAAAACGCGTACTACGAGCGTCGACCCGATCCGGCCGACCCCGGTCAGCGGGTCGTGTTCGGGACGTCGGGGCATCGCGGATCGTCGCTGGCCGGGTCATTCAATGATCATCACGTGCTCGCGATGACGCAGGCGATCGTCGAACATCGGGAGAAGGCCGGCATCGAGGGTCCCGTGTTCATCGGGTTCGACACGCACCTGCTGTCGAAGCCCGCGTGGCGGTCGGCGATCGAGGTGCTCTGCGGCAACGGTGTCACCGTCTTCACCGCCGTCGACGACGACTACACGCCCACCCCCGCCGTCTCACGGGCGATCCTGCGGTTCAACACGGAGAACCCGGGTGTGCGGGCCGACGGGATCGTGGTGACGCCGTCGCACAATCCGCCCGCCGAGGGCGGCTTCAAGTACAACCCGCCCAACGGCGGACCCGCCGACACCCCGATCACCACGCCGATCGCGGAGCGCGCCAACGAGATCCTCGAAGGCGGGCTGCGCGATGTGCAGCGGATCCCGTTCGAGCGTGCCCGCGAGTCGGAACTGGTGATCGAGTACCCGTTCGCCGGTGAGTACGTGACCTCGCTGGGTGAGGTGGTGAACCTCGCGGCGATCGATGCGGCCGGCGTCGAGATCGGTGCGGATCCGCTCGGCGGGGCGTCGGTGAACTACTGGGCGGAGATCAAGGACGTCTACCGCCTCGACGGGCTCACGGTGGTCAATCCGCGTGTCGACCCGCGGTTCGGATTCATGACGCTCGACACCGACGGGAAGATCCGGATGGACTGCTCGTCGCCGAATGCCATGGCGTCGCTGATCGACCGACGCGAGGAGTTCGACATCGCGACCGGCAACGACGCCGACGCCGACCGTCACGGCATCGTGACCGGCGACGCCGGACTGATGAACCCCAACCACTATCTGGCCGTTGCCGTCGACTATCTGTTCTCGCACCGCGACGGCTGGCGAGCCGACGCCGCGGTAGGGAAGACGTTGGTGTCGTCGTCGTTGATCGACCGGGTGGTCGACGGTCTCCGGCGACCGCTCATGGAGGTGCCGGTCGGCTTCAAGTACTTCGTCGACGGTCTGCTCGACGGATCCGTGGCGTTCGGCGGGGAGGAGAGCGCGGGGGCGTCGTTCCTGACGTTCGACGGTCGGCCGTGGTCGACCGACAAGGACGGCATCATCATGGATCTCCTCGCGTCGGAGATCCTGGCGGTGACCGGCAAGACTCCGTCGGAGCGGTACGCCGAACTGGCCGAGCAGTACGGCGAGTCGGCGTACGCGCGGATCGACGCACCCGCCGACCGCGAGCAGAAGGCCCGTCTCGGTGCGCTCTCGGCCGGTCAGGTGAGCGCCACCGAGCTGGCGGGGGAGTCGATCACCGCGATCCTCACCGAGGCGCCCGGCAACGGTCGAGCCATCGGCGGCCTCAAGGTGACTACCGAGAACGCCTGGTTCGCCGCGCGTCCGTCGGGGACAGAGGACGTCTACAAGATCTACGCCGAGAGCTTCCGCGGCGCCGAGCACCTTTCGCGCGTTCAGGAGCAGGCCCAGGCGCTGGTCGATTCGGTGCTGGGGTAG
- a CDS encoding alpha/beta fold hydrolase, which translates to MDLSISDPELAVLVLPGGTDFSYRPFSRLQGSAMRMYPFTVSIQARFGSRVRVRQPRYRVYGWNGGQASPMPYARRALDRLADEHPDTPIAVIGHSMGGRIAAQLGDDARVTDILALAPWWQFADWRQIHDQARVVAVHGEADTVTRPARTAKGIAELADRGLDASYVSVPGGGHPMLDHLGLWHGEALAFVDQALSRARVRHGATR; encoded by the coding sequence ATGGACTTGTCGATATCCGACCCCGAGCTGGCCGTCCTCGTGCTGCCCGGCGGCACCGACTTCAGCTACCGACCGTTCTCCCGGTTGCAGGGATCGGCGATGCGGATGTACCCGTTCACCGTCTCGATCCAGGCCAGGTTCGGCTCCCGCGTCCGGGTCCGCCAGCCGCGCTATCGCGTCTACGGCTGGAACGGCGGACAGGCGAGCCCGATGCCGTATGCGCGCCGGGCCCTCGATCGCCTCGCCGACGAGCACCCCGACACGCCCATCGCCGTCATCGGACACTCCATGGGCGGCCGGATCGCCGCTCAACTCGGCGACGACGCGCGCGTCACCGACATCCTGGCCCTCGCGCCGTGGTGGCAGTTCGCCGACTGGCGGCAGATCCACGACCAGGCGCGGGTGGTGGCCGTGCACGGCGAGGCCGACACCGTCACCCGTCCCGCGCGCACCGCCAAGGGCATCGCCGAACTCGCCGACCGAGGACTGGACGCCTCCTACGTCTCGGTGCCCGGCGGCGGTCACCCGATGCTCGACCACCTCGGCCTCTGGCACGGCGAAGCCCTCGCCTTCGTCGACCAGGCCCTCAGCAGGGCACGGGTCCGGCACGGCGCGACCCGGTGA
- a CDS encoding ATP-binding cassette domain-containing protein — MTAPVPVLSGTGLARAFGGHHAVVGADIALHRGRVTGLVGPNGAGKTTLLLMLAGLLRPDTGTILLDGAPAEPAAARARIGWMPDVFGTWESLTPREILTAFARLHGADAAAADLRARELLHQVHLVEFTDAPASGLSRGQKQRLGLARALVNRPQILLLDEPASGMDPRSRIELRAHLRAVADAGAAVLVSSHILGELEEMADDVVMMTGGRTRVPPPTTASRWRIRLVDQAPDAAHIVELADDAAAAAYLAHYVRQDIPIAEFTRLGTGLEQAYLDLDADRT; from the coding sequence GTGACCGCACCCGTGCCCGTCCTGTCCGGCACCGGGCTGGCCCGCGCGTTCGGCGGTCACCACGCCGTCGTCGGCGCCGACATCGCTCTGCACCGCGGTCGGGTGACCGGTCTGGTGGGGCCCAACGGTGCGGGCAAGACCACCCTTCTGCTGATGCTCGCCGGTCTGCTGCGCCCCGACACAGGCACCATCCTGTTGGACGGTGCGCCCGCCGAGCCGGCCGCCGCACGCGCCCGCATCGGCTGGATGCCCGACGTCTTCGGCACCTGGGAGTCGCTGACGCCGCGCGAGATCCTCACCGCCTTCGCCCGCCTGCACGGCGCCGACGCCGCGGCCGCCGATCTGCGCGCCCGCGAACTGCTGCACCAGGTTCACCTGGTCGAGTTCACCGATGCCCCGGCGTCCGGGCTGTCGCGCGGACAGAAGCAACGACTGGGGCTGGCCCGCGCACTGGTCAACAGGCCGCAGATCCTTCTTCTCGACGAGCCCGCGTCCGGCATGGACCCCCGCTCGCGCATCGAGTTGCGCGCTCATCTGCGGGCCGTCGCCGACGCGGGCGCCGCGGTCCTGGTGTCCTCGCACATCCTCGGCGAGCTCGAAGAGATGGCCGACGACGTCGTGATGATGACCGGTGGTCGCACCCGTGTGCCGCCGCCGACGACGGCGAGCCGTTGGCGCATCCGCCTCGTCGACCAGGCGCCCGATGCCGCGCACATCGTCGAACTGGCCGACGACGCGGCGGCCGCCGCATACCTGGCCCACTACGTCCGACAGGACATTCCGATCGCCGAGTTCACCCGCCTCGGCACCGGGCTCGAACAGGCCTACCTCGACCTCGACGCGGACAGGACCTGA
- a CDS encoding ABC transporter permease: MTPTAVATIAGLEIRQRIRSTRWIVTAVLLFALVSMLVLGSLYLAVGVVGASYRGWAENLLDIVLGVVLFLGFAAAPTLSATSINGDRRDATLALVQATPISSWDLALGKLLGSWLSSLALIGVALPYLIWGVVSSRTSIGYGVLAVVVLAAIMACYCAIGLGFSALTTRPAASAMLTQAGVLLLLIGLPIAFGFSYPLTAQNHSVLVAQRDYTEDSSVPSCRLVEQDKEFNHTERSWWLLAPNPVLLVSDVLAAGDDAARDGRGTGIAGMLARLQSSARIGPDVRDETCGDLYVRTDDRNMSVRIGDSWFIGLAVTIALGAGGLWTAARRLRVPAGPLPRGVRVA, encoded by the coding sequence ATGACGCCGACAGCCGTCGCCACGATCGCCGGGCTCGAAATCCGTCAACGCATCCGCTCCACCCGCTGGATCGTCACCGCGGTCCTGCTCTTCGCCCTGGTCAGCATGCTGGTCCTCGGCTCCCTGTACCTCGCTGTCGGCGTCGTCGGCGCCTCGTACCGGGGCTGGGCCGAGAACCTCCTCGACATCGTGCTCGGCGTCGTCCTGTTCCTCGGCTTCGCCGCCGCACCGACATTGAGTGCGACGTCGATCAACGGCGACCGCCGAGACGCGACCCTCGCCCTCGTACAGGCGACTCCGATCTCGTCGTGGGACCTCGCGCTCGGCAAACTGCTCGGCTCCTGGCTGTCGTCGCTCGCCTTGATCGGTGTCGCCCTCCCCTATCTGATCTGGGGCGTCGTCTCGAGCAGGACGTCCATCGGATACGGAGTCCTCGCGGTGGTGGTGCTGGCCGCGATCATGGCGTGCTACTGCGCGATCGGACTCGGGTTCTCCGCGCTGACCACCCGCCCCGCCGCCTCGGCGATGCTCACCCAGGCGGGCGTCCTGCTGCTGTTGATCGGCCTGCCGATCGCCTTCGGGTTCAGTTATCCGCTGACCGCGCAGAACCATTCGGTCCTCGTCGCCCAGCGCGACTACACCGAGGACTCCTCGGTTCCGTCGTGTCGTCTGGTGGAGCAGGACAAGGAGTTCAACCACACCGAGCGCTCGTGGTGGCTGCTCGCACCCAACCCCGTCCTGCTGGTCTCCGATGTACTCGCCGCGGGCGACGACGCCGCGCGCGACGGCCGCGGAACGGGTATCGCGGGCATGCTGGCACGGCTGCAGTCGTCCGCGCGGATCGGACCGGACGTGCGCGACGAGACCTGCGGCGACCTGTATGTGCGGACCGATGATCGGAACATGTCCGTGCGGATCGGCGACAGCTGGTTCATCGGACTCGCCGTGACGATCGCACTCGGTGCGGGCGGACTCTGGACGGCGGCTCGCCGGCTCCGCGTGCCCGCGGGTCCGCTCCCCCGCGGCGTTCGGGTGGCGTAG
- a CDS encoding DUF488 domain-containing protein translates to MITVARVYDPPNPDRVFVDRLWPRGIRKDDPRIGHWLKDVTPSNDLRKWYHANLDRYDDFVARYREELSDGPAATALTQLRTMAESGDVELATAAKDVEHSHVPVLVDALTS, encoded by the coding sequence GTGATCACCGTCGCCCGCGTCTACGATCCGCCGAACCCCGACCGGGTGTTCGTCGACCGGCTCTGGCCGCGCGGCATCCGCAAGGACGACCCGCGGATCGGGCACTGGCTCAAAGACGTGACCCCGTCGAACGATCTCCGGAAGTGGTACCACGCGAATCTCGACCGGTACGACGACTTCGTCGCGCGATATCGCGAGGAACTGTCCGACGGACCGGCCGCGACGGCGTTGACACAGTTGCGCACGATGGCCGAGTCCGGCGACGTGGAACTGGCGACCGCGGCCAAGGACGTCGAGCATTCGCACGTTCCGGTCCTGGTCGACGCCCTCACGTCCTGA
- a CDS encoding QsdR family transcriptional regulator yields the protein MKSDEVLAIARERFVSGQRLEVGDIAAAAGVNRSTVYRRFHGRDGLIAEVIWSLTELSMAAADRRAHGVGGARIVSMMHGFATLAIGADYFRAFFNQDVERAWRIMTTRAGGVQPRIVDRVAESIAVEVDAGRLHPPLPVGDLALILVRITETFVYATAITGEEPDADKVAQACGAMLGVRT from the coding sequence ATGAAATCGGACGAAGTGCTCGCGATCGCGCGTGAGCGGTTCGTCTCCGGGCAACGACTCGAGGTCGGCGACATCGCGGCGGCCGCGGGCGTCAATCGCAGCACGGTGTATCGCCGGTTCCACGGCCGCGACGGCCTCATCGCCGAGGTCATCTGGTCGTTGACGGAGCTGTCGATGGCCGCGGCGGACCGGCGGGCGCACGGTGTGGGAGGCGCGCGGATCGTGTCGATGATGCACGGGTTCGCGACGCTCGCGATCGGTGCCGACTACTTTCGCGCCTTCTTCAACCAGGATGTCGAACGGGCGTGGCGCATCATGACGACCCGGGCGGGCGGGGTGCAGCCGCGCATCGTCGACCGGGTCGCGGAGTCGATCGCCGTGGAGGTGGACGCCGGGCGGCTGCATCCGCCGTTGCCGGTCGGCGACCTGGCGCTCATCCTGGTGCGGATCACCGAGACGTTCGTCTACGCGACGGCCATCACCGGCGAGGAGCCCGATGCGGACAAGGTCGCCCAGGCGTGCGGCGCCATGCTGGGCGTCAGGACGTGA
- a CDS encoding long-chain fatty acid--CoA ligase, translating to MIQSTMQHGALTLSSLVEYSRRSFPEARIRTWTGEGFRDQSFAEIGDQGAQIANALTKLGVERGDRVATFMWNNNEHQALYAGVPSMGAVLHTLNLRLSPEQAVFIINHADDKVIFVDATVAPMLGKYLEGTPKVQHVVVVNGPADAITAPEGITVHQYDELIAGESASFDWSTIDENDPAVMCYTSGTTGDPKGVVYSHRSIYLHSMIITTTMGMRLSSQDTMLAIVPMFHVMSWGLPYAAMMAGATLIMPDRFLQPEPLLAMMEAGRPTLAAAVPTIWQGVSALLDAKPQDITHLREVVVGGAAVPPAMIKKFDGYGVRIIHAWGMTETSPLGTVARPPMGVEDEEKEFAYRVTQGRFPSLVAARIIGDDGQELPWDGDASGELEVSGPWITGAYFEPEGNVVDDSKFDDGWLRTGDVATITPDGFMTIVDRAKDMIKTGGEWISSVELENIIASNPAVVEATVIGVPDKKWDERPFVLAVVRSEDDTDVESHKKFLEDLVPRWQIPERWSFVTEVPKTSVGKFDKKRVRQHYADGDYTVLGDPEA from the coding sequence ATGATCCAGTCCACGATGCAGCACGGTGCACTCACCCTCTCGAGTCTGGTCGAGTACAGCCGACGCAGCTTCCCGGAGGCCCGAATCCGAACGTGGACAGGCGAGGGCTTCCGTGACCAGTCGTTCGCCGAGATCGGCGACCAGGGCGCCCAGATCGCCAACGCGCTGACCAAGCTCGGCGTGGAGCGAGGCGATCGCGTCGCGACCTTCATGTGGAACAACAACGAGCATCAGGCGCTGTACGCGGGCGTCCCGTCGATGGGCGCGGTGCTGCACACCCTGAACCTGCGGCTCTCCCCCGAACAGGCCGTCTTCATCATCAATCACGCCGACGACAAGGTGATCTTCGTCGACGCGACCGTCGCGCCGATGCTCGGCAAGTACCTCGAGGGCACCCCGAAGGTGCAGCACGTCGTGGTGGTCAACGGCCCCGCGGACGCGATCACCGCACCGGAGGGCATCACCGTCCACCAGTACGACGAGCTGATCGCGGGCGAGTCGGCCAGCTTCGACTGGTCGACGATCGACGAGAACGACCCCGCCGTCATGTGCTACACCTCGGGCACCACCGGCGACCCGAAGGGCGTCGTCTACTCCCACCGCAGCATCTACCTGCACTCGATGATCATCACCACGACGATGGGCATGCGGCTCTCGAGCCAGGACACGATGCTCGCGATCGTGCCCATGTTCCACGTCATGTCGTGGGGTCTGCCCTACGCCGCGATGATGGCGGGCGCGACGCTGATCATGCCCGACCGCTTCCTGCAGCCCGAGCCGCTGCTGGCCATGATGGAGGCCGGTCGTCCCACGCTGGCGGCCGCGGTCCCGACCATCTGGCAGGGCGTGTCGGCGCTGCTCGACGCCAAGCCGCAGGACATCACGCACCTGCGTGAGGTGGTGGTCGGCGGCGCCGCGGTCCCGCCCGCGATGATCAAGAAGTTCGACGGCTACGGCGTCCGCATCATCCACGCCTGGGGCATGACCGAGACCTCGCCGCTCGGCACCGTCGCACGGCCTCCGATGGGCGTCGAGGACGAGGAGAAGGAGTTCGCCTACCGCGTCACCCAGGGCCGCTTCCCGTCGCTGGTCGCCGCCCGCATCATCGGCGACGACGGCCAGGAGCTGCCGTGGGACGGCGACGCCTCCGGCGAGCTCGAGGTGTCCGGTCCGTGGATCACCGGCGCCTACTTCGAGCCCGAGGGCAACGTGGTCGACGACAGCAAGTTCGACGACGGCTGGCTGCGCACCGGCGACGTCGCGACGATCACCCCGGACGGGTTCATGACGATCGTCGACCGCGCCAAAGACATGATCAAAACCGGCGGCGAGTGGATCTCGTCGGTCGAGTTGGAGAACATCATCGCCTCCAACCCCGCCGTCGTCGAGGCCACCGTCATCGGCGTCCCCGACAAGAAGTGGGACGAGCGTCCGTTCGTCCTGGCCGTCGTCCGCAGCGAGGACGATACGGACGTCGAGTCGCACAAGAAGTTCCTCGAAGACCTGGTGCCGCGCTGGCAGATCCCCGAGCGCTGGTCGTTCGTCACCGAGGTGCCCAAGACGTCGGTCGGCAAGTTCGACAAGAAGCGGGTCCGCCAGCACTACGCCGACGGCGACTACACGGTCCTCGGCGATCCGGAGGCGTAA
- a CDS encoding CocE/NonD family hydrolase, whose translation MSRRKKLMLTALGVVVALVLGCTVWILIAKDYAFHEERVTIPGPRGELHGVLATPADDDGPYGLVVFVHDDGAVDAADGDAYKPLWDAFAKAGFASLSWDKPGVNDSPGDWLDQSMHDRSAEVDAAIAWAHTRDDIDTTQIGAWGLGQAGFVLPVVAQARPDLRFMIAVDPAINWAHREEFAIRARAHTDDKSPAELAAALDRNARRVQLMNSDADYAAYLAAGVDDEPVSAARWGFLKRNRLADATASLRTVPIPTLLVLGGRDRDVDITLAERTYRAEVPRDLLTVKSFPDATHNMSRNDIEYRSGDIRTAGRRLLSPKSVYAPDYLETLRVFAKRQTE comes from the coding sequence GTGAGCCGGAGGAAGAAACTGATGCTGACGGCGCTCGGGGTCGTCGTCGCGCTCGTCCTCGGCTGCACCGTGTGGATCCTGATCGCCAAGGATTACGCGTTCCACGAGGAGCGCGTCACGATTCCCGGGCCGCGAGGCGAACTGCACGGGGTTCTGGCCACACCGGCCGACGACGACGGACCGTACGGCCTCGTGGTCTTCGTGCACGACGACGGCGCGGTCGACGCCGCCGACGGCGACGCCTACAAGCCGCTGTGGGACGCCTTCGCCAAAGCGGGATTCGCCAGTCTGTCGTGGGACAAGCCGGGCGTGAACGACTCTCCCGGCGACTGGCTGGACCAGTCGATGCACGACCGCAGCGCAGAGGTCGACGCGGCGATCGCGTGGGCGCACACCCGAGACGACATCGACACCACACAGATCGGCGCGTGGGGTCTCGGCCAGGCCGGATTCGTCCTGCCCGTCGTCGCACAGGCCCGCCCCGACCTCCGGTTCATGATCGCCGTCGATCCCGCGATCAACTGGGCGCACCGTGAGGAGTTCGCCATCCGCGCCCGGGCGCACACCGACGACAAGTCGCCCGCCGAACTCGCCGCCGCCCTCGACCGCAACGCGCGACGCGTGCAACTCATGAACTCCGACGCCGACTACGCCGCCTACCTCGCCGCGGGCGTCGACGACGAGCCGGTGTCCGCAGCCCGGTGGGGGTTCCTCAAACGCAACCGTCTCGCCGATGCGACCGCGTCCCTGCGAACGGTCCCGATTCCCACCCTCCTGGTCCTGGGCGGCCGCGACCGCGACGTCGACATCACGCTGGCCGAACGGACCTACCGCGCCGAAGTGCCGCGCGATCTGCTGACCGTCAAGTCTTTCCCGGACGCGACGCACAACATGTCCCGCAACGACATCGAGTACCGCTCGGGCGACATCCGCACCGCGGGCCGCCGCCTCCTCTCCCCGAAGAGCGTGTACGCGCCGGACTATCTCGAGACCCTGCGCGTCTTCGCCAAACGCCAGACCGAGTGA
- a CDS encoding FMN-binding glutamate synthase family protein: MLRWLAVLAVWILGGCSILLGLFVSWWWLVLTAALAAVALIGSYDLLQRSHNILRNYPVLGHFRFLMESIRPEIQQYFIERDDDGTPYDRDTRTAIYQRSKNEKDVDPFGTQRDVYRGGHEFVRHSVAARPAPDGTPVVRIGGPDCTQPYDMSLFNVSAMSFGALSANAILALNGGAKLGGFAHDTGEGGLSDHHLEPGGDLIWELGTGYFGCRTSDGRFDPDLFAQKAATPAVKCISIKLSQGAKPGLGGVMPGPKVTAEIAQIRHVPAGETVVSPPSHNRFDTPVGLCEFIGQLRELSGGKPIGFKLCLGSRSEFLGICKAIRQTGIAPDFIIVDGSEGGTGAAPIEFEDSVGMPLTQGLMTVHNALVGTGLRESIRIGASGKVTNGIDIVTRVIQGADFTLAARAMMMAVGCIQAQACHTNKCPVGVATQDPRRARALDVADKTQRVYNYQRNVIDNAKQVVASMGLESFAELHPSMLMRNVGPNESRTYADLYEWLAPNELLSHTPMSWREDWACSSADEFVMTAHHHPTRSHRTPAITTVHGHLAV, translated from the coding sequence ATGCTCAGATGGCTTGCTGTTCTCGCCGTATGGATTCTCGGCGGTTGTTCGATCCTGTTGGGGCTCTTCGTGTCCTGGTGGTGGCTCGTGCTGACCGCCGCGTTGGCTGCGGTGGCGCTCATCGGCTCGTACGATCTGCTGCAGCGCTCGCACAACATCTTGCGCAACTATCCGGTGCTGGGGCATTTCCGCTTCCTGATGGAATCGATCCGACCGGAGATCCAGCAGTACTTCATCGAGCGTGACGACGACGGCACCCCGTACGACAGGGACACGCGCACCGCCATCTATCAGCGGTCGAAGAATGAGAAGGACGTCGATCCGTTCGGCACCCAGCGCGACGTGTACCGCGGCGGCCACGAGTTCGTCCGCCATTCGGTGGCCGCGCGCCCCGCACCGGACGGCACCCCGGTGGTGCGCATCGGTGGTCCCGACTGCACGCAGCCGTACGACATGTCGCTGTTCAACGTCTCCGCGATGAGTTTCGGCGCACTCTCGGCGAATGCGATCCTGGCGTTGAACGGCGGCGCGAAGCTCGGCGGCTTCGCCCACGACACCGGCGAGGGCGGACTCAGCGACCACCATCTGGAGCCGGGCGGCGACCTGATCTGGGAACTCGGCACCGGCTACTTCGGCTGCCGGACCTCCGACGGTCGATTCGACCCGGATCTGTTCGCGCAGAAGGCGGCGACCCCGGCGGTCAAGTGCATATCGATCAAGCTGTCCCAGGGCGCCAAGCCCGGCCTCGGCGGGGTGATGCCCGGCCCGAAGGTCACCGCGGAGATCGCACAGATCCGGCACGTCCCCGCGGGTGAGACCGTCGTGTCTCCACCGTCGCACAACCGGTTCGACACCCCCGTCGGACTGTGCGAGTTCATCGGACAGCTCCGGGAGCTGTCCGGCGGCAAACCGATCGGCTTCAAACTGTGCCTCGGTTCGCGCAGCGAGTTCCTCGGCATCTGCAAGGCGATCCGACAGACCGGGATCGCGCCCGACTTCATCATCGTCGACGGGTCCGAGGGCGGCACCGGCGCGGCACCGATCGAATTCGAGGACAGTGTCGGCATGCCGCTGACGCAGGGGCTGATGACCGTGCACAACGCACTCGTCGGCACGGGTCTGCGCGAGAGCATCCGCATCGGAGCCTCCGGCAAGGTCACGAACGGAATCGACATCGTCACCCGCGTGATCCAGGGCGCCGACTTCACTCTCGCCGCCCGCGCGATGATGATGGCCGTCGGCTGCATTCAGGCCCAGGCCTGTCACACCAACAAGTGCCCGGTCGGCGTCGCGACCCAGGATCCGCGCCGCGCCCGCGCCCTCGACGTGGCCGACAAGACCCAGCGCGTCTACAACTATCAGCGAAATGTGATCGACAACGCCAAGCAGGTCGTCGCCTCGATGGGGTTGGAGAGTTTCGCCGAACTCCACCCGTCGATGCTGATGCGCAATGTGGGTCCGAACGAGTCGCGCACCTACGCCGACCTGTACGAGTGGCTGGCTCCGAACGAACTCCTCAGTCACACGCCGATGTCGTGGCGCGAGGACTGGGCGTGCTCGAGCGCGGACGAGTTCGTGATGACGGCCCACCACCATCCCACCCGCTCACACCGGACCCCGGCCATCACGACGGTGCACGGGCACCTGGCCGTGTAG